Proteins encoded by one window of Paenibacillus sp. DCT19:
- a CDS encoding response regulator encodes MKIIIIDDEYYALRNLKTKLEKIAGVEVVAMYEDPAIALDELSITRPDLAFLDIEMPETDGITLLGMMFKKRPDMDFVFTSAYHAYVTETLETKALDFLVKPVKFEQLYVTLEKIKKIRTKSSDGHKIEVKCFGDFAVTIDGKLIDDHWRTKKTEELFAYLLCMNGKSVSRERIINDLWPELVMEKGYANLYTTQYYLKKRLDTFGIQHMLKSRLGNISLSLEDMKLDLLEFDHFSERYNEDKSKMEMLEQMVELYTGMLLENKPYSWTLSIQQPYEVRFDNALNVLIQFYSERGDEKKAEYYEMKKML; translated from the coding sequence ATGAAGATTATTATTATAGACGACGAATATTATGCGCTGCGGAACTTGAAAACCAAGTTGGAGAAAATTGCGGGTGTCGAAGTTGTTGCAATGTATGAAGATCCAGCCATAGCCTTGGATGAGTTGAGTATAACACGGCCTGACCTAGCTTTTCTGGATATTGAAATGCCGGAGACCGATGGCATAACCTTGCTCGGGATGATGTTTAAAAAAAGACCAGATATGGATTTTGTCTTTACATCTGCTTATCATGCTTATGTAACCGAAACGCTTGAGACAAAAGCGTTGGATTTCCTCGTGAAGCCGGTGAAGTTCGAACAGCTTTATGTCACACTGGAAAAAATAAAGAAGATTAGAACCAAAAGCAGCGATGGACACAAAATTGAGGTCAAGTGCTTTGGCGATTTTGCCGTAACGATTGATGGGAAATTGATTGACGATCATTGGAGAACTAAAAAAACGGAAGAGCTGTTCGCCTATTTGTTATGCATGAACGGCAAATCCGTGTCTAGAGAACGAATCATCAATGACTTATGGCCGGAATTGGTGATGGAAAAGGGCTATGCAAACTTATATACGACGCAATACTACTTAAAGAAGCGACTCGACACATTTGGAATCCAACATATGCTTAAGAGCAGACTAGGGAATATTAGTCTGAGCCTCGAAGACATGAAATTGGATTTGCTTGAGTTCGATCATTTCAGTGAACGTTATAATGAAGATAAGAGTAAGATGGAAATGCTCGAACAAATGGTGGAACTATACACAGGCATGTTACTTGAAAATAAGCCGTATTCATGGACGTTAAGCATACAGCAGCCTTACGAGGTAAGGTTCGACAACGCATTGAATGTCTTAATTCAGTTTTATAGCGAACGCGGCGATGAGAAAAAAGCAGAATACTATGAAATGAAAAAAATGCTCTGA